A single window of Gossypium hirsutum isolate 1008001.06 chromosome A10, Gossypium_hirsutum_v2.1, whole genome shotgun sequence DNA harbors:
- the LOC107936354 gene encoding uncharacterized protein isoform X1, with the protein MEFVIGIVSSIVTKAAEHTISPIINHVKYLSNLQQNVETLNDQTEKLKGERETVQRSVDAELRSGKEIRGNVKNWLSAVDRMIPKQEEKVTQDEEKAKKKCFLGLCPNIWTRYKLSLEAEEKAKAVAKLLEQSNFPEVAYRVDLQDITLPPVKGYEEFESRTSALNDIMEALKDDSVSVIGVHGMGGIGKTTLVKEIARKVKGNLFDSVVIATVTQVIDIEKIQNRIAELLGLKFEEQSTDVKALRLQERLKKEKRVLVVLDDIWAEIDIEEVGIPLGDEHKGCKLLLTSRELNVLSNGMDAQKCYAVGFLNELEAWDLFKKKAGDCAESCDWKPIAKKVVEKCAGLPIAIATVAGALRNKRLFEWKNALRELERPSSSNFTGITAAYSAIQWSFNYLKSEEVKLTFLLCCVIGHNGLVEDLVRYTVGLGLFGGVNTMEEARNKVLTVVANLKASSLLLDSYDDEHFDIHDVVWDAAVAIASRDYHMLVLRDHVPMEWSDKEKMNSWRRISLSYPQIIAELPKELECSGLSFFHMAHINSAEIPGHFFRRIESLKVLDLPSYSFLPESINHLINLRMLGLRGCSIEDITIIGELKNLEIFDLAFSRIEELPKEIAQLSRLRLLDLSWCGKLKIIPPNVLSSLSKLEELYMEGSFTEWENGGVVGNERRNARLDELNNLFRLTTLHVHIPDVHMIPKHRFIETLDRYRILVGDYDYLNWYSKYEYSRTLKLKIYTNISSNNGVKTLLKKTEDLYLDLNGLEGIKSGLAELNNGQEFSNLKRVDVIIRMKESEPLPLFNKQTSHWISNLRRLIINGCGNLEHLLSPSVARRLEQLQCFEIVYCMCLREIIFTKEIVEEEEREDVICFPQLNSLHIKGIPDLIFFCSGNFNIEFPLLKELKIEDCPKLKEFISKSSTESGMHTLFNEKVAVPSLETMTISKLSNVKMIFHTDLPPDSFQSLRKLRVSRCEILKNLFPASIAKHLLQLEDLSISDCGVEEIVSEGKGVEDQPVRFEFPKLSSLEVTSLKELKCFYKGQHTTVWPMLKKLTTDGSGLLMRMGLEDVRMEERKGNGESVLVVEEVFPNLQQLELRLLSDEDQFPPNLFNHVKVLKVNGRFGDGFPIFPFLRKICNPESSDLECFSFRDGLPCKGDVGTPSRIKKLILYDLRNLQRMWRTDSELGHILSNLQTLTIHWCHDLINIGASSLSFKNLTTLKVSYCAMMTNLVTPLIVESLVQLTTMEVSNCTKMTEIVAHEGDYHQTIVVGKLKCLKLSYLQSLTSFCRGSYTFNFPCLEEVVVESCPKLKIFFDGVLSTPQLQKVNQGFYDKKECGAGDLNTTIQQLYIQEEKDLTFSDTFPELEIWQRNPREILELQNIGKMEFYKCSSLEYIFTSSMLLSLKQLWSIEVKECSIMEQVIREDEEEATAHELKFPQLYSVKMESCSNLTNFYLGSRALEFSRLSDITIAECPKITALSFSISKRSGKVIGEQDVEDNTAALFCDKVAIPNLEYLTLSSINIHKIWHDPSSSSLTHLWSLRVEGCHNLKYLFPSFLVKDLVELYVLEIKDCNMMEQVIFTDGLGAEDPARNHTIFSILHRLSLEDLPKLTSFCFQNYAEFPHLGDLTLTNCPLLKTFISKSVSGDEPQIHQPTQTNYSAVLNQKVVFPHLENLYIQNCDSLEEIIELQGLTANETQSTSATRSTMAETVTTKFVFPHVKYLGLDKVRSLNMHTTQWPSLEQMEVIECPKAQIFGEVEIPNQQPLFCVNEDTFPVLQELTLKTSDMMKGICDGQLSLQCFPNLKLLNLQFFPQTSTTLPYSFIRSLPKLQKLVINDASISELLQSEGLSHKERHTSEFPQLKELSLSELPELTLKTFEPSLLSFKNLTTLEVSKCHGFINLMACSTAKSLTLLERLSIADCELIEEITSCEGEDLQGSIVFPKLKYLKLSHLPGLASFSLAHHSLEFPVLQMVIVTECPKMKNFCHGELSTPRLEQMHLTGDEDGELQWEGDLNTTIKHMFDEMNVQNSQVVEVTDQLHQMEKGNILGCL; encoded by the exons ATGGAGTTTGTTATTGGCATCGTTAGCTCTATTGTCACTAAAGCTGCAGAGCACACGATTTCTCCTATCATAAACCATGTCAAATACCTTTCCAATCTTCAGCAAAATGTTGAGACCCTCAACGACCAAACTGAGAAGCTGAAAGGTGAAAGGGAGACAGTGCAGCGTTCTGTTGATGCTGAATTACGAAGCGGCAAAGAGATCCGAGGCAATGTTAAAAACTGGCTGTCTGCAGTGGACAGGATGATCCCTAAACAAGAAGAGAAAGTGACGCAAGATGaagaaaaagcaaagaaaaagtgTTTCCTTGGTTTGTGTCCTAATATCTGGACTCGTTACAAGCTTAGCTTGGAAGCTGAAGAGAAGGCGAAGGCTGTTGCCAAGCTACTTGAACagagcaactttcccgaggttgCTTATCGTGTAGATCTGCAGGATATCACGCTCCCACCAGTTAAAGGGTACGAGGAATTCGAGTCAAGAACGTCGGCTTTGAATGACATAATGGAGGCACTAAAAGATGATAGCGTCAGCGTTATTGGGGTGCACGGTATGGGCGGCATTGGAAAAACAACGCTAGTAAAAGAAATCGCTAGAAAGGTCAagggcaatttatttgattcggTTGTCATAGCAACAGTAACTCAAGTCATTGATATTGAGAAAATTCAGAACAGAATTGCAGAGTTATTGGGCTTGAAATTTGAGGAACAGAGTACCGATGTAAAGGCACTTCGACTACAAGAAAGATTGAAGAAAGAGAAGAGGGTTCTGGTTGTCTTGGATGACATTTGGGCAGAAATAGATATTGAGGAAGTAGGGATTCCTTTGGGAGATGAACACAAGGGCTGCAAATTACTATTAACTTCTAGAGAGCTCAATGTTTTATCAAATGGGATGGATGCTCAGAAATGTTATGCAGTAGGGTTTCTAAATGAACTGGAAGCCTGGGACCTGTTCAAGAAAAAGGCTGGCGACTGTGCTGAAAGTTGTGATTGGAAACCTATAGCTAAGAAAGTAGTCGAAAAATGTGCAGGATTGCCGATTGCCATTGCGACAGTTGCAGGGGCTTTGAGAAACAAAAGATTGTTTGagtggaagaatgctttacgagaACTAGAGAGGCCTTCATCAAGCAACTTCACGGGGATAACTGCAGCATATTCAGCCATACAGTggagttttaattatttaaaaagtgaGGAAGTTAAGCTGACTTTCTTGCTTTGCTGTGTAATAGGCCATAATGGTCTGGTTGAGGACTTGGTGAGATATACAGTGGGTTTGGGTTTATTTGGTGGTGTCAACACTATGGAAGAAGCTAGAAATAAAGTATTGACGGTTGTGGCTAATCTCAAAGCGTCTTCCTTGTTGCTTGATAGTTATGATGATGAGCACTTTGATATCCATGATGTTGTTTGGGATGCTGCTGTAGCTATCGCATCGAGGGACTACCATATGCTTGTTTTGAGAGATCATGTTCCAATGGAGTGGTCCGATAAGGAGAAAATGAACAGCTGGAGGAGGATAAGCTTGAGTTATCCTCAAATTATAGCGGAGCTTCCTAAGGAGTTAGAGTGTTCAGGTCTTTCCTTTTTCCATATGGCCCATATTAATTCAGCGGAAATTCCTGGCCATTTTTTCAGACGAATTGAAAGTCTCAAAGTCTTGGATTTACCTTCATATTCTTTTCTACCTGAGTCAATTAATCACCTCATAAATCTTCGCATGTTGGGTTTAAGAGGATGTTCAATTGAAGATATAACCATCATTGGAGAGCTCAAAAATTTAGAAATCTTCGACCTTGCTTTCTCAAGGATCGAAGAACTACCCAAGGAGATAGCACAATTGAGTCGGTTAAGGTTGTTAGATTTGAGTTGGTGTGGAAAACTCAAAATCATCCCGCCAAATGTCTTATCAAGTTTGTCTAAATTAGAAGAATTATATATGGAGGGAAGCTTTACTGAATGGGAAAATGGAGGAGTAGTTGGCAACGAAAGGAGAAATGCACGCCTTGATGAATTAAACAATTTGTTTCGTCTGACTACTTTACATGTTCATATTCCTGATGTTCACATGATTCCAAAGCATCGATTTATTGAGACATTGGACAGATATAGGATTCTCGTAGGTGAttatgattatttgaattggtaTTCAAAATATGAATATTCGAGAACATTGAAGCTCAAGATATATACAAACATTTCTTCGAACAATGGGGTGAAAACGTTGCTGAAAAAGACTGAAGATTTGTATCTAGACCTAAATGGACTTGAAGGCATCAAGAGTGGACTTGCGGAGTTAAATAATGGACaagaattttcaaatttaaagagAGTTGATGTTATTATCAGAATGAAGGAGTCCGAGCCCTTACCACTTTTCAATAAACAG ACAAGTCATTGGATTTCGAATTTGAGGAGGTTGATCATCAATGGATGCGGTAACTTGGAGCATCTGTTATCACCCTCTGTCGCCAGAAGGCTAGAGCAGCTCCAATGCTTTGAGATAGTGTATTGCATGTGCTTAAGGGAGATAATATTTACAAAAGAAatagtagaagaagaagaaagggaagATGTGATTTGTTTCCCTCAATTAAATTCCCTGCATATAAAGGGTATTCCAGACCTCATCTTCTTCTGCTCTGGAAATTTTAATATCGAATTCCCTTTGTTGAAAGAGTTAAAGATTGAGGATTGCCCAAAATTAAAGGAATTCATTAGTAAAAGCAGTACTGAGTCCGGCATGCATACTCTCTTCAATGAGAAG GTTGCTGTTCCTAGCTTGGAAACGATGACAATCTCCAAGTTGAGTAATGTGAAGATGATATTTCATACTGACCTACCACCAGATTCTTTTCAATCTCTACGAAAATTACGTGTTTCAAGGTGTGAGATTTTGAAAAATCTATTTCCAGCGTCAATAGCTAAACATCTTTTACAACTTGAAGATTTAAGCATAAGTGATTGTGGGGTGGAGGAGATTGTATCGGAAGGGAAAGGAGTAGAGGATCAGCCTGTGAGGTTTGAGTTTCCCAAATTGTCTTCACTTGAGGTTACATCTCTAAAAGAGCTCAAATGTTTCTATAAAGGGCAACATACAACGGTGTGGCCAATGTTGAAAAAATTGACCACAGATGGTTCTGGTTTGCTAATGAGAATGGGTTTAGAAGACGTtagaatggaagaaagaaagggAAATGGGGAATCAGTTTTGGTGGTGGAAGAG GTCTTTCCCAATTTACAACAACTTGAGTTACGACTTCTTAGTGATGAAGACCAGTTTCCACCGAACTTGTTTAACCACGTTAAAGTTCTTAAAGTGAATGGTCGCTTCGGGGATGGATTTCCTATATTTCCTTTCCTGAGAAAAATCTGCAATCCGGAAAGTTCTGATCTTGAGTGTTTTAGTTTCAGAGATGGACTCCCTTGTAAGGGAGACGTTGGGACTCCGTCacgaataaaaaaattgatattgtaTGATCTCAGAAATCTGCAGCGTATGTGGAGGACAGATTCAGAGCTTGGCCATATTCTTTCTAATCTCCAAACACTCACAATTCATTGGTGTCATGATTTGATCAATATTGGAGCCTcctcattatcttttaaaaatctCACAACTTTAAAGGTGTCATATTGCGCAATGATGACAAACTTAGTTACACCATTAATAGTTGAGAGTCTTGTGCAATTAACAACAATGGAGGTAAGCAACTGCACTAAAATGACAGAAATAGTGGCACACGAGGGAGACTACCATCAAACAATAGTTGTTGGTAAATTGAAATGTTTAAAACTAAGTTATCTACAAAGCCTCACAAGCTTTTGTCGAGGGAGTTACACCTTCAACTTTCCTTGTTTGGAAGAAGTAGTTGTGGAAAGCTGTCCTAAATTGAAGATCTTTTTTGACGGAGTTTTAAGCACCCCACAATTACAAAAAGTAAACCAAGGGTTTTATGATAAAAAAGAATGTGGGGCAGGTGACCTGAATACCACCATACAACAGTTGTACATACAAGAGGAAAAG GATTTGACATTCTCTGACACGTTTCCAGAGTTAGAAATATGGCAAAGAAACCCTCGAGAAATTTTGGAGTTACAGAACATTGGGAAAATGGAGTTTTATAAATGTAGCAGCTTAGAATACATTTTTACCTCATCTATGCTTTTGAGCCTCAAGCAACTATGGTCTATAGAAGTAAAAGAATGCAGTATAATGGAACAAGTGATTAGGGAAGACGAGGAGGAAGCAACGGCACATGAGTTGAAATTTCCTCAGCTCTACTCTGTAAAAATGGAGTCGTGTTCCAACTTGACAAATTTTTATTTGGGAAGTCGAGCTCTTGAATTTTCACGTTTGAGTGATATTACGATAGCTGAGTGCCCAAAAATAACTGCATtatctttttcaatttcaaaaaggAGTGGAAAAGTGATTGGCGAGCAAGACGTGGAAGATAATACAGCCGCTTTATTCTGCGACAAG GTTGCCATTCCCAATTTGGAGTATCTGACTTTGTCCTCCATTAACATTCATAAGATATGGCACGACCCATCTTCCTCATCTCTCACGCACTTGTGGAGCTTGCGGGTGGAAGGGTGTCACAATTTGAAATACCTGTTTCCCTCTTTCTTAGTAAAAGATCTTGTGGAACTCTACGTCCTTGAAATTAAGGACTGTAATATGATGGAACAAGTCATTTTCACGGATGGATTGGGTGCAGAAGATCCAGCGAGGAATCATACGATTTTCTCTATACTACACAGGCTGTCGCTGGAAGACCTTCCCAAACTCACAAGTTTCTGCTTTCAAAATTACGCTGAATTCCCACACTTAGGAGATTTAACACTAACAAATTGTCCTCTGCTGAAAACATTCATCTCTAAATCTGTATCTGGAGATGAACCTCAAATTCACCAACCTACACAAACAAATTACTCTGCTGTCCTCAATCAAAAG GTTGTTTTCCCTCATTTGGAGAACTTGTACATTCAGAATTGTGATTCGTTAGAAGAAATAATTGAGCTGCAAGGACTCACTGCCAATGAAACACAGTCAACATCAGCTACTCGGTCTACTATGGCAGAAACAGTGACGACCAAGTTTGTATTTCCCCATGTAAAGTACCTTGGACTGGATAAGGTGCGGAGTTTGAATATGCATACCACCCAATGGCCATCGTTGGAACAAATGGAGGTTATTGAATGCCCCAAAGCACAGATTTTTGGTGAGGTTGAAATCCCAAACCAGCAACCCTTGTTTTGCGTCAATGAG GACACTTTCCCTGTTTTACAAGAATTAACACTGAAGACCAGTGATATGATGAAGGGGATATGTGATGGACAACTCTCATTGCAATGTTTCCCAAACCTCAAACTTCTTAATCTCCAATTCTTTCCTCAGACATCTACAACTCTTCCATATTCCTTCATTCGCTCACTACCAAAGCTTCAGAAGCTTGTTATAAACGATGCTTCCATTTCTGAATTACTCCAATCTGAAGGACTCAGCCACAAGGAAAGACATACATCAGAGTTCCCTCAGTTAAAGGAATTAAGCTTGTCTGAACTTCCAGAGTTGACATTAAAGACTTTTGAGCCATCTTTGCTTTCTTTCAAAAATCTAACAACTTTGGAAGTTTCAAAATGCCATGGATTCATCAATCTAATGGCATGCTCGACAGCTAAGAGCCTGACGCTACTAGAAAGATTGAGCATAGCTGATTGTGAGTTGATAGAAGAAATCACATCATGTGAAGGTGAAGACTTACAGGGCAGCATTGTTTTCCCCAAGCTAAAGTATTTGAAATTAAGTCATCTGCCAGGTCTAGCAAGCTTTTCATTGGCGCATCACTCGTTGGAGTTCCCAGTTTTGCAAATGGTGATAGTGACAGAGTGCCCGAAAATGAAGAATTTCTGTCATGGAGAGTTAAGCACACCAAGGCTGGAGCAAATGCACTTAACAGGAGATGAGGACGGTGAACTGCAGTGGGAAGGCGACCTTAACACTACCATAAAACATATGTTCGATGAAATG AATGTGCAAAATTCTCAAGTGGTCGAGGTTACTGATCAGTTGCACCAAATGGAAAAAGGAAATATCTTGGGGTGCTTGTGA